A section of the Malaclemys terrapin pileata isolate rMalTer1 chromosome 15, rMalTer1.hap1, whole genome shotgun sequence genome encodes:
- the NKAPD1 gene encoding uncharacterized protein NKAPD1, with protein MSRVPLGKVLLRNVIRHTDAHNKIQEESEMWKIRELEKQTQETYRWKQGRMSPNTSSSRMRSDGFDEESQRADWKAKNFMHVPDMIEDDLLRARTWNKKLYECEANMPDRWGHSGYKELYPEEFDTDSDQQEKDEQNAVNGKRKSHPGKQSVPESLKRKRPKKSQKKKQKKRSHKKRKKRKKEKVKASSDSSQESECSEEGTSGTRKGKHKHKHKKKTRKRLAKEPASSSGQESDSSSVSSSEDSEPEEKKEKWSKKKRRKCPVSTLERHNEIQKKQSKRKNWKVAADEKSEDSSDED; from the exons ATGTCCCGGGTCCCTTTAGGGAAAGTCCTCTTACGAAATGTCATTCGTCATACTGATGCACACAACAAG ATTCAGGAAGAATCAGAAATGTGGAAAATAAGGGAGCTGGAGAAGCAGACTCAAGAGACTTACCGGTGGAAGCAAGGGAGAATGTCACCCAATACCTCCAG TAGTCGGATGCGCAGTGACGGTTTCGATGAGGAGAGCCAAAGGGCTGACTGGAAGGCAAAGAACTTTATGCATGTTCCTGACATGATCGAAGACGACCTTCTCAGGGCTCGGACCTGGAATAAGAAGCTCTACGAATGTGAAGCCAACATGCCAGATAG ATGGGGTCACAGTGGCTATAAAGAGTTATATCCAGAGGAATTTGATACTGACAG TGAccagcaagagaaagatgaacaAAACGCTGTCAATGGAAAGAGGAAATCTCACCCAGGAAAACAATCTGTGCCTGAGTCACTCAAACGGAAGAGGCCAAAGAAATCACAGAAGAAGAAGCAGAAAAAGAGATCACACAAAAAGcgaaagaagagaaaaaaggagaAGGTGAAGGCATCATCAGATTCTTCCCAGGAAAGCGAGTGTTCAGAGGAGGGGACTTCGGGCACCAGGAAAGGGAAACACAAACACAAGCACAAGAAGAAGACCAGGAAAAGGCTTGCAAAGGAACCTGCCTCTTCCtctgggcaggaaagtgactcttcCAGTGTGAGCAGCTCTGAGGACAGCGAACctgaggagaaaaaggaaaagtgGTCtaagaaaaaaaggaggaaatgcCCTGTGTCCACCTTAGAGAGGCACAATGAGATTCAGAAGAAGCAAAGCAAGAG